A window of Fusarium musae strain F31 chromosome 1, whole genome shotgun sequence genomic DNA:
CCTTACACTTATCGATAGTCTATCGACACTTGCGATCCTCGCTGGGGGACCCGAAGATGCGTCAGGGACAGGGTCGAAAGCTCTGAGCGATTTCCAAGATGGAATAGCGGATTTTGTGCGATACTATGGTGATGGACGACCAGGTGTTTCGGGCCAGGGCATTCGAGCGACTGGATTTGACCTCGATAGTAAGGTCCAGGTTTTTGAGACCGTAATCCGTGGGCTGGGTGGCCTTCTCAGTGCGCATCTTTTTGCCATAGGGGAACTGCCTATCAACGGGTATACCGTGCAGCCAGCCTGGGCAGCTCAGGCGGATGACCCCCTTGAACTGGCGCCTATAACATGGCCGAATGGTTTCAAATACGATGGCCAACTTTTAAGGCTGGCCCTCGATCTTGGACAAAGACTTCTCCCAGCCTTTTACACAGACACCGGCATTCCATATCCTCGAGTCAATCTTCGACATGGGATTCCTTTCTACACAAACTCACCCCTCTTTCGTCACATGGAGGGCAAACCCGAGACTGCTTCGGGGGAGATCACTGAGACTTGCAGTGCCGGCGCTGGAAGTCTTACCCTAGAGTTCACGGTTCTCAGTCGTTTATCAGGAGATGTTCGATTCGAGCAAGCAGCCAAGAGGGCCTTTTGGGCAGTCTGGGGACGAAGGAGTGAAATTGGACTCGTCGGTAACGGCCTGGACGCCGAGGGTGGACAGTGGATAGGGCCACACGCCGGAATTGGTGCTGGTATGGATAGCTTCTTCGAATATGCTTTGAAGAGCCATATCTTGCTTTCAGGACACGGCATGCCCAACAAATCAACCACTAGTCGACAGAGCAGCACTGAGTGGCTCGATCCGAACGTCCTCCACCCTCCTCTGCCTACCGAGCTACAGACCTCCGAGGCGTTCTTGGATGCATGGCACCAGGCGCACGCCTCCGTCAAGCGATATTTGTACACCGACAGAAGTCATTACCCATACTACTCGAATAATCATCGCACAACTGGGCAACCATATACTATGTGGATTGATAGCTTGGGTGCCTTCTACCCTGGTCTGTTAGCTATGGCTGGTGAGGTCGATGAAGCCGTAGAGGCAAATCTTGTTTATACTGCTCTCTGGACGCGATATGCTGCCTTGCCTGAGCGATGGTCTGTCCGCGAAAACACTGTTGATCAGGGGCTCGGTTGGTGGCCAGGCCGTCCCGAGTTCATAGAGTCAacatattatatataccgtGCCACACAAGACCCATGGTACTTGCATGTTGGAGAAATGGTTCTTAGAGACATTGAGCGACGATGTCGTGCTCCATGTGGATGGGCTGGTCTTCAAGACGTCAGAACAGGAGAGCTCTCTGACCGCATGGAGAGCTTCTTCCTTGGTGAAACCACAAAGTACATGTACCTCCTTTTCGACCCAGACCATGCTCTGAACAAGGTTGATGCTGCATTTGTCTTTTCTACGGAGGGTCACCCCCTGATCATACCAAAGCGCAGCCGTCAGAAGCCGGCTCGTCGACATTCGTTATCGAAACGTGTCGTACCCAAGAACGACACAATCGATGAGAGCTTCACGCATTCATGCCCGGTACCTACAATCCCAGGTCTTTCCGGGTCAGCTACGGCTGCTCGTCCTGACCTTTTCAGTGTCGCACTATTCGTCGACTTGCACAATACTCCCAATGTCCACGGACCCCTTGAAGCCGTAGAAGTCTTCGACCGGAAGAAAGGGCATGTAACGAGATATAGAGCTAAAACCAATCACACAATGTTTCCATGGACGTTACCGCCAACAATGCTGCCACAAGACGGCGTATGCGCAGCACCCGTTGAGCGCGTCATGACATGGATAGAGTTTCCACCCGGTGACACGGCCAGCTCGCTTGTGTCTCGTTTCGGGACGTCTCTCGTATGGTACAGCCACAACGGACCAACGGTCCGCAACCTTGATGGCATGCGGCTTCAGCTGGAACAGCAGAAGGGCGGCAAGGTTGCAGATCGATCCTGGAGGATTACACACGCGGCAAGTAGAGAACTTGGTCGTCACGAGAATGTCTTTTTCCATGCAGAGCATGTGAGAGCTTACAAAGACGATGCATTTACTTGTATCCGACGAAAGGATATCGTTGAGATAGACCTTCTCCTCGATACACCAGAAAAGTCGAATGCCAGTGCTCCAGCACCCGCCCAGGGCGTCAACATATCCAGTGAGATTCTTCCGAGTCATGCGGCTCTTCCTTCGGAATCGCTCCTCAAGTCGCTTCTCCGTGCCGTGAGCTCCGTCTTTGAACCCGCATATACCGATCTCCCGGAGACGGAGGCGGATGGTCCTGGCCCCACTATACTCCGTTGGACGGCTTACACATCTACCGGCCCCGGCGCTTTTCCTCTGCCGCCCATCATCGACACACCCATGGTCGGTTCACCCAGCTACAACTCCCGCAAGCCCGTCGCCAACTTTCCCTGGAAAACCGTCTTCCTCGGCGGTCAAGCGTGTGGTACCCCCTTGCCCGAGTCATCGTCTCGCCAACATCAGATAATTGTCATTCGTCGTGGCGGCTGCTCATTTAGCGAAAAGCTAGAGCGCATACCAAGCTTTCCGGCATCGCCACACACACTACAActtgtgattgtgattgatgAGGGTGACGATTCAGAAGAAGGCCCTGATGATATTGTTCGCCCCTTGCTGACCACGGCGCAAGTGACACCCCGAGGCATGGGGCGTCTCAACGGCGTGCCTCTCGTTCTCATGCGTGGAGCCAAGGGTGATTATGAACGTTTCGGTGAGGCTAAGGGTGTAGGTATGCGGCGCAAGTACGTGGTGGAGAGTCAAGGGATGTTGATAGAGAACGCCATTGTCTTATAACGAACGCATAGAGTTCATATGCATGTCTCGGAGTTATTTTTGGTGGCTTTTATCGTCAACTTTGTATATGGCTGTTTTTGATAGCGCACGATACCTTCAAGCTTTGAGGAAAACAGGAGATAGATATCTCTTTGTATGATACGTTTTAACAATCAAAGCTTTGCTTGTAAGCTCATTTGAGACTTATAAATCCGACCTAGAGACCTACTCATAAATTCTAGAATTGTCCTAGCTGTAGGTGGTATGATGCCCCTACAGGGCATGTAATGATTGTCTCATGATGGCAAAGCAGCCAGAAGATGGGCAGACCATACCGGCATTTATGATTATTAGTTTGCGATCTTTCTTTATATGGCTATATCAAGGTATCCTCCAAAACCCCCATTCTATATGCGCGAACCCGAAAAGActtttgctgttgttgagtcGTGAAAAAGCCATCCACAAAACGCCAACCAATATAGATCTCacttagtaaaataagtGAATTGCTGTAAAATTTGGTCACTACCGCCGCCAACACTTCGAAAACAAATAGAGCAAAAACAGACTCTCCAGGTCTAACAAAAACTCTCACAAATGCGCCACGATGAGGCACACCAGAAGTCGATTGATGACCCGGTATCGCTTTATCGCTGGAAGTGGGATCGAAAATAGAGGAAGCCTGGCATCAGCCACTTAagcatcttcaagaagaatcTTGACAGGAGCAGTGCCGAGCTTCTCCTGGCCGTTCAGACCAGGGATCTCAAGAATAAACAAGTATCCGATGACCTCGCCCTTGAGCTGCTGGACGAGTTCAGCTGCAGCCTTTGCAGAACCACCTGATGATTCATGTCAGTTATGGTCCTATAAGCCTCATGCATGCTGCTTTGCAGCCAGATTTACTCACCCGTAGCAATGATGTCGTCCACAATAAGGACCTTCTGGCCCTCACGGACGGCGTCTTCCTGCATCTGGAACAGATCCTTGCCATACTCTTTCACATACTCTGCGGTAGCACAAGGCCCAGGGAGCTTGCCCTGCTTGCGGACAGCAGCAAAAGAAACACCGAGGCGGAGCGCAAGACCAGGGCCGAAGAGGAAGCCACGGGCGTCAAGGCCTACGATAACATCAGGCTTGGTGGGGAAAGCCTCGGCGATCTGAAGTTCGAGAGCATCGACAAGGGTGGCATGGGCGGTTGGGTCGGCGAAGAGAGGCATAATATCGACAAAGTTGATACCCGGGATAGGGAAGTCGGGGAAGCTTCGCAGCGACTTGCGCAGGCTTATCTTTGCACCGGAGAGTTCGGAGGAACcggcggcggaggaggagggctgTCGTCCCGAGGCATCTTGGCTAGCGACAGCGGTAGACGTGGTGTTGTTTATCgctgaggatgagtttgTGGTAGAGGGGAGGGGTTCTTGAGCACTCATTgtggagggaagaagagagaaggaggagagagagagggaagagGCAGGGTAGAAGAAGGGGTGGGAGGGCCGGTaaaaagaaggaaggaaTAAggggagaaggagaaaagagacgagGGATACAGGGCAAGGCAAGTCGGGAAAGGGTGAGCGGAGGCAGTTGCcaggcacaagcacaaggagtggttttttttttcctggTAGGCACCTCAGGTAAGGAAGGTAGAGTCGGTGGTCAAGCCGCGTCGGAAGAAGTAGTTACAGTGGTTTAGTGGTAGGCGGAAGGAGAGTACGAACGAGGTACGTGCTCCGTCTACGAGAGTTACTTGGCTGATTTAGTACCTGACGGGCAGAACAGTAAGAGGCAGGTACAAGCACAATGGAACGGTCTAAGGTAATTTTGTTTTGGCTGTGAACCTAGGTAGGTCCTAGGACAGGGCTGCCGAAAGACGGCGACGGATGCGCGCAGCTCACATCAACTTCAGTGGcattgacgatgaggaagGAGGGGTGCAACCTAGGCTTGCCGCAGGTGTGCGAGGGCTTAGTGGGGGAATGGCGGGCAGGTACGATTGAACGATTGGGAGCGAGGGGGAGGGGAACCCGACAGGGTCCCATTGATTTGGAAGCCTTCCAAGGGGTGTAAATGGAAAATGCAAGGtgggggaggggggaaaTTTTGTTAACTttttatcttcttttttttccctttccgAAACTCTctcagcagcggcagcgatGGATTTGAGCAAAAATTCAGGCCGCTGAGTCGGATACAGAGGCCTTCTGGTGATCAATGCCCAGCGCCAGCGCCCAGGACCCAGCCTAGGGGGCCAAGAAAACTTGGGACAGTTGACAAAAAGACATGATAGGATTATTAGTTCACTAGTGGGACTAAAGATTGGTTAATTTTGGCGCATTATTAAAGtcagaagttttcttgctctctgGGTCCAACACGCACCATCGAGCCCCAACAGTGCCTAACATGGAGTTAATTGTGGGGAGGCTCAGATCCGTGGATGGTGGATGTTTCCATTGCTGATATCCACTTGCTGTTATCTGTGATAGTCGGCACCTCTACTTAGGGATTGGTTTGCTGAATTGATGTGATAATGGTAAGCATCTCACCAAGCAGAGACAAACAACAAGTAGACATAGTTAGAGTGAGATTTTCGGAGCAAAAGCTAGGTAGtttgcatcatcgtcaaccatGGACAAGCAAGCGGTCAAGCGGGCTTTTTCGGTGTCCAAGCTTCAGGTCAGATATCAACGATTCAAGGTATTAGCCTACATGACTCAACAAGCACCAATGGTGCAATTAGATATGTAGGTATCGAGAAGCAGCCATATCCGAATGGAGAATGCAACTCATACCAGGCAGCATTGTTACGAGGAAGTGAGTTCTTGTGTGTCTGCAGCTTGTTCCAGTACGCGCAATCACGTCCGTCGTATAGAATGATAAATAGGTAGCATGAGTACCCCGCCAGCCAGTTATATCATCATGAAACATTCGTATGTCCCGTCGACACAATAATACAGTACCGTACCGCAGCCATTGCATGACAATTCTGATATGCAAAACGCCATTTTCTTACAAACAAATGATGCATACTCCTCGGTTTGCATGCATGATTGCTGCATCAATGTAGCATCAACAATGCAGTATTAGATGCTAATCGACCACCCGAACCCTTGATCGGCACTCTTCTTTTGTACCTCTATGAGTCAACTTGCCAAATCAGACTTCACCTTCACGCTGCCGAGCGAACATGAATCTTTGTCGTGATGCGATTCACGACCGTTTGCCAGCAACAACTGACTGACTGGAGTACGGCATCTTTTCCACGCGTTTCTTTGTTACAGACAAGAGTCCCAGTACCATCAGCTGCGACAAATCGAGAAACACAAAAGATCCGCTGTTGTCCTGTACATGTCATGGATGCCAGGTCGTACATTTTTTTACTCAATGGTGGGACCAAGCCCAACTCAATATTAACCACCACACAATAGACCCCGTTGAATCATGGTTGGTCTGTGTAGTTCCTTGTACATCGAATGTACATTGTTTCTGCTTGCTCGTTGTAAGCATCATGAATACGAGTTTGGCTGTATCATATCAATATTATGCCAGGTATTTCTATCAAGTTCCATGCCTTATGCACGCTCACTCGATTGCTTTGATCCGTCCGTTGTCGTCCCTCGATCCTTTCTTTATCCTTGATTGATccaattaattaattatcttaCCCCAGTATCGGGCCTGCTGCGAGCCTAGCGTCCATTGGAGGGCGCGCTAGAATTCTTCGCTCCAAGCTTACTTGACTGCCTTACCTCCCGCTACCGCAATTCATACCGCCAGCCTCGGATGGACGGGCAATGGCTCCAGAGAGAATTTGGCCCAATGCAAACTATGAGCATCCCCGTAGTTTCAGGTCATGCCCTCGGAGCGGCTTCAAGGGAATTTCAGCTTCAATTGGGTCGTGTATGCGCTGCTGGGTTTATTCCGGCATCTATCTACAGCCACCCGGACATTCGCGGGTAGGAAACCCCAGTTAATAAGAGCACAGCTGAAGCTCGCTGTGAAACGAGTCTTTTGACAGAAGGAAAAAGACTGAGATACAGTACAGTCTGTGGAAGCAAAGTCACGTAAGCCCAGCAGAGcttcagcc
This region includes:
- a CDS encoding hypothetical protein (EggNog:ENOG41~CAZy:GH47) encodes the protein MRQDYLVRLRKQTVDMFYHGFGNYMKHAFPEDELRPLTCSPLTRDRENPAHIGLNDALGNYSLTLIDSLSTLAILAGGPEDASGTGSKALSDFQDGIADFVRYYGDGRPGVSGQGIRATGFDLDSKVQVFETVIRGLGGLLSAHLFAIGELPINGYTVQPAWAAQADDPLELAPITWPNGFKYDGQLLRLALDLGQRLLPAFYTDTGIPYPRVNLRHGIPFYTNSPLFRHMEGKPETASGEITETCSAGAGSLTLEFTVLSRLSGDVRFEQAAKRAFWAVWGRRSEIGLVGNGLDAEGGQWIGPHAGIGAGMDSFFEYALKSHILLSGHGMPNKSTTSRQSSTEWLDPNVLHPPLPTELQTSEAFLDAWHQAHASVKRYLYTDRSHYPYYSNNHRTTGQPYTMWIDSLGAFYPGLLAMAGEVDEAVEANLVYTALWTRYAALPERWSVRENTVDQGLGWWPGRPEFIESTYYIYRATQDPWYLHVGEMVLRDIERRCRAPCGWAGLQDVRTGELSDRMESFFLGETTKYMYLLFDPDHALNKVDAAFVFSTEGHPLIIPKRSRQKPARRHSLSKRVVPKNDTIDESFTHSCPVPTIPGLSGSATAARPDLFSVALFVDLHNTPNVHGPLEAVEVFDRKKGHVTRYRAKTNHTMFPWTLPPTMLPQDGVCAAPVERVMTWIEFPPGDTASSLVSRFGTSLVWYSHNGPTVRNLDGMRLQLEQQKGGKVADRSWRITHAASRELGRHENVFFHAEHVRAYKDDAFTCIRRKDIVEIDLLLDTPEKSNASAPAPAQGVNISSEILPSHAALPSESLLKSLLRAVSSVFEPAYTDLPETEADGPGPTILRWTAYTSTGPGAFPLPPIIDTPMVGSPSYNSRKPVANFPWKTVFLGGQACGTPLPESSSRQHQIIVIRRGGCSFSEKLERIPSFPASPHTLQLVIVIDEGDDSEEGPDDIVRPLLTTAQVTPRGMGRLNGVPLVLMRGAKGDYERFGEAKGVGMRRKYVVESQGMLIENAIVL
- a CDS encoding hypothetical protein (EggNog:ENOG41~BUSCO:EOG09264SSI), which encodes MSAQEPLPSTTNSSSAINNTTSTAVASQDASGRQPSSSAAGSSELSGAKISLRKSLRSFPDFPIPGINFVDIMPLFADPTAHATLVDALELQIAEAFPTKPDVIVGLDARGFLFGPGLALRLGVSFAAVRKQGKLPGPCATAEYVKEYGKDLFQMQEDAVREGQKVLIVDDIIATGGSAKAAAELVQQLKGEVIGYLFILEIPGLNGQEKLGTAPVKILLEDA